In Passer domesticus isolate bPasDom1 chromosome 1, bPasDom1.hap1, whole genome shotgun sequence, one DNA window encodes the following:
- the TMEM170B gene encoding transmembrane protein 170B, giving the protein MKVEAGDNSMINLSVQQVLSLWAHGTVLRSLTEMWYWVFLWALFSSLFVHGAVGVLMFVMLQRHRQGRLISVIVVSIGFLGSITGAMITSAAVAGIYRVAGKNMAPLEALVFGVGQTVLTLIISFSRILATL; this is encoded by the exons ATGAAGGTGGAAGCGGGAGACAACTCCATGATCAACCTGTCGGTGCAGCAAGTGCTGAGCCTGTGGGCTCACGGCACCGTCCTCCGCAGCCTCACGG AGATGTGGTACTGGGTTTTCCTCTGGGctctcttctcctctctctttgtCCATGGTGCTGTGGGAGTATTAATGTTTGTGATGCTGCAGAGACATAGGCAGGGGAGGCTGATATCTGTCATTGTGGTCAGCATTGGATTTCTGGGTTCTATAACTGGAGCAATGATAACCA GTGCTGCAGTAGCTGGAATTTACAGAGTAGCAGGAAAGAATATGGCTCCCCTAGAAGCTCTTGTCTTTGGCGTTGGACAGACAGTACTGACATTAATTATCTCATTTTCAAGAATTCTCGCCACGCTTTGA